A single genomic interval of Lathyrus oleraceus cultivar Zhongwan6 chromosome 7, CAAS_Psat_ZW6_1.0, whole genome shotgun sequence harbors:
- the LOC127108099 gene encoding uncharacterized protein At1g65710, translating to MVQQQQLSLSRNSSRKKDESPYRRNPLRELESNSMAIPHSATNYNNSRMQNRSNMEVETEAKQKPNASRIALDKGVDAKCKTKIKQDEDVKVMSSMTDNVVVKTVVPPVVENLKPQILTRSRSSRRSRDLELDLNPEDLLIPPQSYTSLLLEDIQNFHQKNTPPPPSVSLPACVARACSILEAVANLNSDTSSSLSGVEDRRSPSGYQSSRNRYNVPLGTSNSYGKRAADTKDPIVESELIVYDEMVEPSLHKFETMNMGSPNMEKQESSRSSSLSVSSVAGRVNVDGAKKKVNSKTRV from the exons ATGGTTCAGCAGCAGCAACTATCGCTTAGTCGCAATTCCTCGAGGAAAAAAGATGAATCGCCATACAGAAGAAATCCATTGAGAGAGCTTGAATCTAATTCCATGGCTATTCCACATTCAGCAACCAATTATAACAACAGCAGGATGCAAAACAGATCCAACATGGAAGTTGAAACAGAAGCTAAACAG AAACCAAATGCCAGCAGAATTGCATTGGACAAGGGTGTCGATGCGAAGTGCAAGACAAAGATAAAACAAGATGAAGATGTTAAAGTGATGTCTTCGATGACTGATAATGTTGTTGTCAAGACAGTGGTGCCGCCGGTGGTTGAAAACCTAAAACCCCAGATATTAACAAGAAGCAGATCTTCAAGGCGTTCGCGAGACTTAGAGCTAGACCTCAACCCTGAAGATCTTTTGATTCCTCCACAGTCCTACACCTCACTACTGCTTGAAGATATCCAGAACTTCCATCAGAAAAACACACCACCCCCACCATCTGTTTCTCTCCCAGCTTGTGTTGCTAGAGCTTGCTCTATCCTTGAAGCTGTTGCTAATCTCAACTCCGATACCAGCTCAAGTTTATCTGGTGTAGAGGACAGGAGAAGTCCATCAGGTTATCAGTCCAGTAGGAATAGATACAATGTTCCATTGGGTACTAGCAATAGTTATGGGAAGAGAGCGGCAGATACCAAGGATCCAATTGTAGAGTCTGAGTTAATTGTTTATGATGAAATGGTTGAACCGAGTTTACATAAGTTTGAGACAATGAATATGGGTAGTCCAAACATGGAGAAGCAAGAATCTTCAAGAAGCAGCAGCTTAAGTGTGTCTTCTGTAGCAGGACGAGTGAACGTGGATGGAGCAAAGAAGAAAGTGAACAGCAAAACGAGAGTGTGA